Part of the Leucobacter insecticola genome is shown below.
CGTTCGTCTACCTCCAACTCAAAAAACAAAAATACGACTGGGGAACAAGATAACCATGTCCTACGATCCCACCGCAGCTGTCGATACCGCTGCCCTTCAGGCCTCTGCCAAACAGCACATGTGGCCGCACTTCACAAACCGCAAGGTGCTCAATGACGGGATCCCCGTCATTACCCGCGCCGAGGGCCATCACATCTACGACGCTGCTGGCAAGCAGTACATTGACGGCCTTGCAGGCCTCTTCGTAGTGAACGCCGGCCACGGCCGCGATCGCATCGTCGAAGCTGCCGCAAAGCAGATGAAGCAGCTCGACTTCATGCCGCTGTGGTCCTACGCGCACCCTGCAGCGATTGAGCTCTCCGAGCGTCTCTCGAGCTACGCGCCCGGCCAGATGAACAAGGTCTTCTTCACCACCGGTGGTGGCGAGGCCGTTGAGTCTGCCTTCAAGCTGGCCAAGCACTTCTGGAAGATCCAGGGCAAGCCGATGAAGCACAAGGTCATCTCGCGTTCGGTTGCCTACCACGGCACCCCGCAGGGCGCGCTGGCCATCACCGGCATCCCCGACATGAAGAAGTTCTACGAGCCCCTCACCCCGGGCGGCCACCGCGTGCCGAACACGAACTTCTACCGCGCAGAAGAGATGGGCGCTCCGTCGAACGACCTCGAGGCGTTTGGCCAGTGGGCTGCAAACCGCATCGAAGAAGCGATCTTGTTCGAGGGCGAAGACACCGTCGCGGCCGTCTTCCTCGAGCCGGTACAGAACTCGGGTGGCTGCTTCCCGCCTCCCCCCGGTTACTTCAAGCGCGTGCGCGAGATCTGCGATAAGTACGACGTGCTGCTCGTCTCTGACGAGGTCATCTGCGCCTACGGCCGTGTCGGTGACTTCTTCGCTTCGAAGGCGCTCGGCTACGAGCCCGACATCATCACCTCAGCGAAGGGCATCACTTCGGGATACGTTCCCCTGGGCGCCATGATCGTCTCGGACAAGGTGTCGGAGCCCTTCAACTCGGTGGAGAACACCTTCTACCACGGCTTCACCTTCGCCGGTCACCCGGCGGCCGCTGCTGCGGCCCTCGCCAACCTCGACATTTTCGAGGAAGAGGATCTCAACGGTCGCGTGCGCGAAAACAGCCCGCTGTTCCGCGCCGAGCTCGAGAAGCTGCTCGACATCGACATCGTCGGTGACGTGCGCGGCGAGGGCTACTTCTTTGGCATCGAGCTCGTCAAGGACAAGGCCACCAAGGAGACCTTCAACGAGGAGGAGTCGGATCGACTGCTCCGCGACTACCTCTCCCCCGCACTGTGGGAGGCCGGCCTCTACTGCCGCGCCGACGACCGTGGAGACCCCGTCATCCAGCTCGCTCCGCCGCTGACCATTGGTCCGTCGGAGTTCGCTGAGATCGGTGGGATCCTGCGCAGCGTCCTGAAGGATGCTTCATCAAAGATCTAGTCTGATCTGGTTTGTGTGTGGCCCGCTCTGCTTCGGCAGGGCGGGCCACACTGCTTTCCGTCGACCATCCCTCCCTCCTCTTCACCGCCGAGCCTGCGTTTCACCATCGACCCTGCGGTCAGGAACCGCCAGTTCGACGGTGGAGGGCAGGCTCGGTGAAGTGTGGTCGACTACGGGATGCGGTGTCGCTCGCTGTAAGACATAGGGCTACCGAAAACCCCGAATGAGGCGAAGCGGTTCTCAAACGACTCCTGCGTTGCCACGTGTTTGAGTCCGAAACGATAGATCGGTTTCTTGGTGGTTCCACGAATCCAGTCCTCGCGCTCCTTCTCGTCTCGAAGAATTTGCTTGGGATCACGTCCCCTCGCCATTTCCTTGTCAAAATACTTCACTTCCCCATCGGCCTCAGCGAATGCCTTATGATCTGGCAGCTCGAAATCCACGAAGTAGTCATAGCCGTGAGTCCCGGGCACTCGATACTGGAGTTCGGTCCGGATCCCGGCCCGCGCGAATCTGAGTCGCCCCACGCTCTCTAAAGCGGATTCCGCACGCCCATCCGCGAACTTCAATACTTTTCGGGCACGACGCACACCCCTCTCCCCGGGCATCTCATGGAGCTTCTCGAGCAAGCCTTCTCGCCATATTTCCTGAGATGTTTGCGCACTACCTCCAGCAGACAGAGCCTCCAGCTTGAGTGCCTCGTCAGCGCACCCCAGCGCCAGCTCGGCACTCGCAAACCGAGCAAGGTCTAGAACTGTTCGTTCCATACTCGTCACCCGCACCCCAGCGATCTCAATAGTCTCGTCGTCGGATGCAGTTCCCTCGTGTCGCATCACCCTCGGAGTGCTCTTCTGTATGCCACCCTGCGGGTTCGTCATGTGTACACGAATACTGGAAAAACGGTACAACGGAAGTCCAAGAAGCGCAGCCGCTGTGAAGTGCGAGAACACCGGCCTCCGCAGTTCACGGTCGCTGTGAGCGAGAGCCACCGCGATCTGGCGGTCTTCCCCATACAGCTCATTCCAGTGTTCCGCCAGAATGTAACAACCTCTCGCAAGGACAACGACTTGCTGCTGGCGGCGATGCGAACGCAACACTTTCTGGTCTGTGCTCGAGAGCTCATCCCAGTAACGAATCATTGAGCGTATTTCAGAGATGCGAAGGGCCGGTTCCATCCCGGTAGTTTTACAGCCCCCGCCGCTCTTGGGTGCCCGAATCCAAATCTGTGGATGACTTCGGCAGCATTGGCTGAATCAGCTACCTGTGGACGAAGGTTCTCAACTAATCCCGAACGGGATTTCGCCGAGCCTGCGTTTCACCCTCGACCCTGCGGTCAGGAACAGCCAGTTCGACGGCGGAGGGCAGGCTCGGTGAGCTTCAATGGAACGTGGCCTCGACGCGCCCAGAAGCCATGCCGCCCAGCAACGCAGAAGCGCCCCCACCAAACGATGAGAGCGCTTCTGCAGTCGGTCTTAAAGACTAGCGACGCAGACCAAGACGCTCGATGAGCGAACGGTAACGCGTAATGTCGACATCCTGGAGGTAGCCCAGGAGGCGGCGGCGCTGGCCGACGAGCAGCAGCAGGCCACGGCGCGAGTGGTGATCGTGCTTGTGGCTCTTCAGGTGCTCGGTCAGATCCTTGATCCGCTGCGTGAGCATCGCAACCTGCACCTCGGGGGAACCGGTGTCGCCGGGCTTGGTTGCGTACTCATCGATGATCGCTTTCTTGACCTCTGCGGGCAATGCCATAGTGGTCCCCTTTCGTTTGCTGCGCGGCGCCTTCAGCGGGATGCTTCAGCTCTCTTTATCCGCGGCCGTTCAGACGGCAACCTCAATATCTTAGCACCCTTCACGCCGACATCAATTCGAAACACAGTTGTGACGCCCGGGCCACAAACCGGTGACGGCCCCGAAACAGCCGCGCCAGAAAATCTGTATACGGGCGATGCATTCCGCCCGCACGAGATAAGGGAGTCGCCACCATGGAAGCCACAGACGTTTGGACCCTCGCGAGCACAGCGCTCGTACTCATCATGACACCGGGGCTCGCGCTCTTCTACGGCGGGCTTGTGCGTGTCCGCTCGGTCGTCAACATGATGCTCTTCAGCGTCAGCGCCATGGGCGTTGTCGGTGTGCTGTGGATCCTCTTCGGCTACAGCATGAGCTATTTCTCCGACGGCGAGAGCGGCTTCGCCGGGAGCCCACTCAAGGACTTCGGGCTCCTCACCACGGATCCCGCAGACTTTATCGGCATCGGCTTCGGCTCCGCTTTTGCCATGATCACCACGGCCCTCATTTCTGGTGCGATCGCGGACCGCGTTGGCCTCGGGTCCTGGGTGCTGTTCTCCGGGGTATGGGCATCGCTCGTGTACTTCCCGGTCGCGGCCTGGGTATGGGGCGGGGGCTGGATCTCGCAGCTCGGCACCTGGCTCGGTACACCCGAGGTGATCGACCTCGCCGGGGGCACCGCGATCCACATCAACGCGGGCGCGGCGGCCCTGGCGCTCGCGATTGTCGCGGGGAAGCGCCGCGGTTTCGGGCCAGGATCGCACAAGCCCCACAGCGTTCCGCTCGTGACCATCGGCGCAGCCCTGTTGTGGTTCGGCTGGATCGGCTTCAACGCGGGGCTTGCGACCGAGGTCGGCGAGGCCGGGTTGATCCTGGTCAATACTCTGGGTGCCCCGCAGCGGGCATCATTGGCTGGCTCGTGTCTGATGTCGCTCGCGGCCGGAAGCCCGGCGTCATCGGAGCGGCATCGGGCGCGATCGCGGGTCTCGTCGCGATTACCCCGGCGGCCGCGAACCTCTCCCCGCTCTGGGCTTTGCTGCTCGGCCTGATCGCCGGGGCCGCCTGCGCATTCGCAATCGATCTGAAGTATCGCCTCGGCTACGACGACTCGCTCGATGTTGTAGGTCTACACCTCGTCGCGGGCGTCATTGGCACCCTCTATCTCGGCTTCTTCGCCTTCGAAGACGGACTCTTCGTTGGGGGCAACGGCGGCCTGCTCCTCGTGCAGGCGATCTCGGTCGCGGGCGTGATGCTCTACTCCTTCGTGGTGTCGCTGATCATCGCGCTCGTTGTGAAGATGCTGACCGGGCTGCGGGTTCCGAGCCGGGTCGAAGAGGCCGGGATCGACACCTTCGCCCACGGCGAAGAGGCCTATGACTACCTGCCGGACTCGGGATCGAGCGTCACGGTTGCATCCGAGCCCCGCGAACCGGTGGGCGCGGGGCGATAGGGTCGATGCATGACGGCAACCACTCACGCAGACCCTCAAGAACTCGCAGCAATCGCCGTGCAGATCGCCCGCACCGCAGGGCAGCGCATCCTGCAGCTGCGGAACGAGGGCGTCAAGGTCGCCGCAACCAAGTCGAGCATCGTCGACATGGTGACGGAAGCCGATCAGGAGTGCGAGCGGATCGTGGTCGCAGCCCTCCGCGAGGCAAGACCGGACGACGGCATCCTCGGCGAGGAGGGCACCGGGATCGAGGGTACAAGCGGCATCACCTGGGTGATCGATCCCATCGACGGCACCACCAACTACCTCTATAACCTGCCCGCCTACGCCGTCAGCATCGCGGCGACGGTGCCTGACGCCACAGCCTTCGCCGACGGCCGGCGCGGGATCGCCGCCGCCGTGTACAATCCCCGATCAGACGAGATGTTCGACGCCTGGCTGGGCGGCGGATCCCGCCTGAACGGCGAGAAGATCCGAATCTCGGGAAATCTCGACCTCGCAACCTCCCTCGTCGGCACCGGCTTCGGCTACACCGTTGAACGCAAGCACGAACAGCTCGAACTGCTGCAACGGGTGCTCCCTCGCGTGCGCGATATTCGGCGAATCGGATCAGCCGCCTACGACCTGTGCCTGCTCGCGGCGGGACGACTCGACGCCTTCTACGAGATGGGGCTGCAGCCGTGGGACTACGCTGCCGCGGTGCTGGTCGCCTCCGAAGCGGGCGCCGGGATCCTCGGCCGAGATGACGCCACCCCTCCCGGCGAACCGCTGATCTTCGTGGCGGATCCACACCTCGTGAGCGAATTGCGGGCGATTGCGTCGGCTTATCCACACCACTGAAACCTGAACGACTCTGCCTCTATGCCAGGATGATCCTATTGCCAGGTTTTCCATAGGAGGAACAATGCCGGTTGAGCCGTCGGACCCGATGATCCAGGAACTTGTCACCCGCATTCGGAGTGCACAGCTAAGCCGTCGCCAATTGTTTCGAGGCGCAGGTGTGGGGGCAGCGATGCTCGGCACCGCCTCACTCGCAGCCTGCGCGGGGCCGGGCGGATCCGGCGATGGCTCCGGTGGCACCGTGCGCTGGGCAAACTGGACCTACTATCTCGACTACGACGAGGAGGCCGGCACCTGGCCCACTCTCGACGAGTTCATGAAGCAAACGAATATCACCGTCGACTACTTCGAAGACATCGACGACAATATGACCTTTATCGCGAAAGTGAAGGATCAGCTTCAACTCGCGCAAGACACGGGCTACGACGTGTTCACACTCACGGATTCCTCGCTCCTGCGTCTCTTCGAAAAGGATCAGCTGCGTAAGTTTGACCGCGAACTCCTGCCGAACGTGAACAAGCAGATGATCGACATGGTGCAGCACGCGTCTTTCGACCCGGATCGGCAATGGTCGATCCCGTACCAGGCTGGCATGACGGGGCTGTGCTACAACACTGAGCTCTATCCCAAGGGCGTGAAGAGTGTGGCGGATCTCTGGAACCCGGAACTCAAGGGAAAAGTGAATGTGCTCAGCGAACAGGATGACACGCTCGGTTTGGTGATGCTCGAGCAGGGCGTCGATATCACCGGAGATTGGGGCGAAGACGAGTTCTACAACGCGCTCGCCGTCATCGAAAAGGAGTTGAAGAGCGGCCAGATCGCGACGGTGAAGGGAAACTCTTACACGCAGGATCTGCAGACCGACACCGTGCTCGCTGGCATGTGCTGGTCGGGAGACATCGCGATCCTGAACGAAGAAGCTGGCGAGGAGCGCTGGAAGTTCGTGGTGCCAGAGGCCGGGGCCACGCTCTTCATTGATTCGTTCTGCATGCCCGAGGTCACTGATTCATACGATCAGGTTCACGAGCTCATCAATTACTATTACGAGCCCGAAGTGGCCGCTGAGGTTGCGTCCTACGTGGAGTATGTGACCCCCGTTGCTGGCGCGAAAGAGGCAATGGAGAAGCTCGATCCGGAGCTTGCGGAGAATCCGCTCATTTTTCCTGATGCGGAAATGTCGGCCCGGGTGTTCGACATGCGCGCCCTCTCCGCGCAAGAGGACAATATCTTCGCCCAGGCCTACCAGAAGGTGCTTGGAAACTAGAGGGGTGAGGATTCCCAGCTCGCGGCGAGCTCGGTGAGCGTCTGTGCGTATTCATCAAGCGCAGCGGCGGGATCCTCTGCGCGACCGACCGCGACACCGAGCAGAAACGTGCTCAGGGGCGCAGCCGGACGGGCAACATCGTGGGCGACATCCCTCGCGACATTGAGCAGGGCGGCGATGTCGACGGTTGCGGGATCGAGGCCGAGCTCAACGGACACGGCCGCGAGCCAGTCGTTCAGGGCCTCTGGCGGCAGGTGTTGGGGGTTAGTCACGGGGATCTCCTTCGGAGGTGTCGGTCATGGATTGGGCTCGACTGAGGTCTTCCCGGTCGTCGATGTCAGCGGTGGTCTCGGGTTCGACATCGATCCAGACGAGATCGAGTTCGCCGAGAAGTTTGCGGAGCGGGGCGTTCTCTATGTTCGCTCCGAGACGCTGGGCCGCGGCACGTAATGCGCTCACCCGGTAGAGGCCCGCGAGCCATTGAGCGTGGCCCTCGGTATCGCGGAGAACGAGGCCGTCACTTGTGGCAGTCGTTTGGTCTTTGAGCTCAGGTGCAGTCTCTTCAGCGAGGATCCTGCGACTCGCAAACTCGCGCAGGATGACAGTGCAGACGCGGTCGGGGTACACGAGATCGCACGAGAGCAGCAGCAGCCACTCGTGCCGCACAAGCGGCAGGGCTGCGGCGAGCGCGGCAAGCGGGCCGGTGAAGGGCGGATCCTCGCGCACCACCGCGACCCCCTCACCTCCCGCATGCTCGGGCCCCACCACGATGAGCTGAGCGGCTCCGGCGGCCCGTGCGGCATCGACGGCGCGGTCAACGAGGCGGGATCCCTGTAGCGTGACCGCGGCTTTGTCGATGCCGCCGAGCCTGCTGCCACGTCCGCCTGCAAGCACGACGGCAGCGAAGGCAGCGGATCCTGACCCGCTCACGGCGTCACCAGCACAACGGGCACGGTTTCGCCCGCTGTCACGTCGCCCCGCCCAATCCCAATCATCGCGTAGCCGTTGGAGGCACCGTGCCCGCCGACCGCGTGGGAAACGCCACGCGGGTTGACCGCGGGCACGCACACAAGCCCCGCATCAGCAGAGCTTCGCACGATCACGGGAAGAACCTGTAGGCGATCCTCGGTTCCTCGCCAGTCGGTCTCAGCGCTGGCCTGGTGCACCACCCTGCCAAGCTCCGCCCTGCCCTGCATTGCGAGCAGCGCTGGACGCACAAACAGCTCGAAGCTGACCGCCGCGCTCACCGGGTTGCCCGGCAGCGCAAAGAT
Proteins encoded:
- the mobA gene encoding molybdenum cofactor guanylyltransferase, with the protein product MSGSGSAAFAAVVLAGGRGSRLGGIDKAAVTLQGSRLVDRAVDAARAAGAAQLIVVGPEHAGGEGVAVVREDPPFTGPLAALAAALPLVRHEWLLLLSCDLVYPDRVCTVILREFASRRILAEETAPELKDQTTATSDGLVLRDTEGHAQWLAGLYRVSALRAAAQRLGANIENAPLRKLLGELDLVWIDVEPETTADIDDREDLSRAQSMTDTSEGDPRD
- a CDS encoding aspartate aminotransferase family protein encodes the protein MSYDPTAAVDTAALQASAKQHMWPHFTNRKVLNDGIPVITRAEGHHIYDAAGKQYIDGLAGLFVVNAGHGRDRIVEAAAKQMKQLDFMPLWSYAHPAAIELSERLSSYAPGQMNKVFFTTGGGEAVESAFKLAKHFWKIQGKPMKHKVISRSVAYHGTPQGALAITGIPDMKKFYEPLTPGGHRVPNTNFYRAEEMGAPSNDLEAFGQWAANRIEEAILFEGEDTVAAVFLEPVQNSGGCFPPPPGYFKRVREICDKYDVLLVSDEVICAYGRVGDFFASKALGYEPDIITSAKGITSGYVPLGAMIVSDKVSEPFNSVENTFYHGFTFAGHPAAAAAALANLDIFEEEDLNGRVRENSPLFRAELEKLLDIDIVGDVRGEGYFFGIELVKDKATKETFNEEESDRLLRDYLSPALWEAGLYCRADDRGDPVIQLAPPLTIGPSEFAEIGGILRSVLKDASSKI
- a CDS encoding DUF6457 domain-containing protein, producing the protein MTNPQHLPPEALNDWLAAVSVELGLDPATVDIAALLNVARDVAHDVARPAAPLSTFLLGVAVGRAEDPAAALDEYAQTLTELAASWESSPL
- a CDS encoding inositol monophosphatase family protein — encoded protein: MTATTHADPQELAAIAVQIARTAGQRILQLRNEGVKVAATKSSIVDMVTEADQECERIVVAALREARPDDGILGEEGTGIEGTSGITWVIDPIDGTTNYLYNLPAYAVSIAATVPDATAFADGRRGIAAAVYNPRSDEMFDAWLGGGSRLNGEKIRISGNLDLATSLVGTGFGYTVERKHEQLELLQRVLPRVRDIRRIGSAAYDLCLLAAGRLDAFYEMGLQPWDYAAAVLVASEAGAGILGRDDATPPGEPLIFVADPHLVSELRAIASAYPHH
- the rpsO gene encoding 30S ribosomal protein S15 translates to MALPAEVKKAIIDEYATKPGDTGSPEVQVAMLTQRIKDLTEHLKSHKHDHHSRRGLLLLVGQRRRLLGYLQDVDITRYRSLIERLGLRR
- a CDS encoding ABC transporter substrate-binding protein produces the protein MPVEPSDPMIQELVTRIRSAQLSRRQLFRGAGVGAAMLGTASLAACAGPGGSGDGSGGTVRWANWTYYLDYDEEAGTWPTLDEFMKQTNITVDYFEDIDDNMTFIAKVKDQLQLAQDTGYDVFTLTDSSLLRLFEKDQLRKFDRELLPNVNKQMIDMVQHASFDPDRQWSIPYQAGMTGLCYNTELYPKGVKSVADLWNPELKGKVNVLSEQDDTLGLVMLEQGVDITGDWGEDEFYNALAVIEKELKSGQIATVKGNSYTQDLQTDTVLAGMCWSGDIAILNEEAGEERWKFVVPEAGATLFIDSFCMPEVTDSYDQVHELINYYYEPEVAAEVASYVEYVTPVAGAKEAMEKLDPELAENPLIFPDAEMSARVFDMRALSAQEDNIFAQAYQKVLGN